Proteins encoded by one window of Zerene cesonia ecotype Mississippi chromosome 6, Zerene_cesonia_1.1, whole genome shotgun sequence:
- the LOC119840578 gene encoding chitin-binding domain protein cbd-1-like, whose product MLISCAAWQAHAAVNCTTAGRFADTDDTTCQNYYLCVYISSTSSFTAYNYTCPTTSLFNPTTQVCTTDYECTSTNTTNTTDSSTSVCTEDGYVADSNSTDCSSYIQCVSINGTFEETTLTCPNTTYFNPNTTYCDSNYTCPATSDNSTSTTTDTCTTTGRIADTSDTTCQTYYLCVELSDGTLEQYTYTCPSTSVFNPNTGLCTTNYTCTTT is encoded by the exons atgttg ATTTCCTGCGCCGCTTGGCAGGCACACGCGGCTGTGAACTGCACGACCGCGGGTCGTTTCGCTGACACAGACGACACTACGTGCCAAAACTATTACCTCTGCGTCTATATCAGCTCCACCAGTTCATTCACAGCCTACAACTACACGTGTCCAACTACGTCCCTATTCAATCCCACCACTCAAGTTTGCACAACCGATTACGAGTGTACTTCCACGAATACGACAAATACCACCGATTCCAGCACGTCTGTGTGCACTGAAGATGGATACGTGGCTGACTCGAACTCGACTGACTGCTCGAGCTACATTCAATGTGTGAGCATTAATGGCACGTTCGAAGAAACTACGCTCACCTGCCCTAATACGACTTATTTCAATCCGAATACTACGTATTGCGATTCGAACTATACCTGTCCTGCAACGTCTGATAATAGCACTAGTACTACAACTGACACGTGTACAACAACTGGCAGGATCGCTGACACGTCAGACACGACGTGTCAAACTTACTACTTGTGTGTTGAGCTGAGCGATGGCACGCTCGAACAGTACACCTACACCTGTCCTTCCACATCCGTGTTCAACCCCAATACTGGACTTTGTACGACAAATTACACATGTACAACTACATAA